Proteins encoded by one window of Chryseobacterium foetidum:
- a CDS encoding AAA family ATPase produces the protein MIPIQLTLEGLYSYQERQKIDFENLTEAGLFGIFGSVGSGKSSILEAISFALYGETERLNSRDKRAYNMMNLKSNKSYIEFDFINFENKKYRATREFRRNTKNFEDVKTPTVTFYEWNNGVWIPLEHSNAEKIVGLSYANFKRTIIIPQGQFKEFLELGATERTNMMKEIFSLQRFDLQNNVSVLNAKNKSELDQLEGQLKGFEEVNEEQIAEQKEHLKLEQQKFEELKIQFKQIEEKYQQLKNLKTDFESLKQKKSDFEKLSIQKTEVDELEIKTELFDKVFRIFTPIIAEKNKLQKEILEQQKNKENQSKLLQETETRFEDIKNKLAALLPKFEALDQSKIQENDLGLILKMLEFSNDIQALKIRTEKGSDKVKEVETAQNLIQKKITELADHVDILKPKKIDSHILMNVGNWFLAQKNLTESAKNQNEKIEDLQDKIGKQNAELIPYSINTETFREDFRLKFDALETDAKKLSERKSQLEVQQKLAHFAGELHDGESCPLCGAVEHPNIVEFDDVNAELNQIKKELEQIEIKKDFNQKQLAEIEKILDRKKIFEEQQKAELENLNQIKIKTENHRINFSWTDFNAQNENEFLQKRQQSFEIEKQTEELNRQISEQQKTLEKERGHLEKYKKALEEFKLDEAKKEEQIKTSEANLKILKWSDYREKESGEIEDTYKKLAQSNLETARDYQQLVKDEKEISPKLAEQKTIVDQVEKRISELEKEIFENENILTKSLVENNFSDLPAVQNILIQEINVQAVRNQIQQFRIQFETLKNGIADLEAKLKDFSFDEEQFATAESQFTTAENDLKNANNNVVKISSEIERLEKEFKKKEDLLKDLNQLQKRAENLKIMTNLFKAAGFVQYVSSIYLRQLCDHANVRFHRMTRNQLSLQLNENNDFEIIDYLNEGRSRSVKTLSGGQAFQVSLSLALALAESVQANAKSDRNFFFIDEGFGTQDLESVNIVFETLMNLQKENRIVGIISHVEELKEKIPVSLNITKDEERGSLIEVV, from the coding sequence ATGATTCCAATTCAATTGACTTTAGAAGGTCTGTATTCTTATCAGGAACGTCAGAAAATCGATTTTGAAAATCTTACGGAGGCCGGTCTGTTCGGGATTTTCGGCTCGGTTGGTTCAGGGAAGTCTTCTATTCTGGAAGCCATTTCTTTTGCACTGTACGGAGAAACTGAGCGTTTGAATTCAAGGGACAAACGTGCCTACAACATGATGAATCTGAAATCAAACAAATCCTATATAGAATTTGATTTCATCAATTTTGAAAACAAAAAATACCGCGCTACAAGGGAATTCAGAAGAAATACCAAAAATTTTGAGGACGTAAAAACGCCAACCGTAACTTTCTACGAATGGAACAACGGCGTGTGGATACCTTTGGAACATTCCAATGCGGAAAAAATTGTAGGATTGAGTTATGCGAATTTTAAGCGGACCATCATCATTCCGCAAGGTCAGTTTAAAGAATTTCTGGAACTTGGAGCTACAGAACGCACCAATATGATGAAGGAAATTTTCAGCCTTCAGCGGTTTGATTTGCAGAATAATGTCTCTGTTTTAAATGCTAAAAATAAATCTGAACTCGACCAACTGGAGGGTCAGCTAAAAGGTTTTGAAGAAGTAAATGAGGAACAGATTGCTGAGCAGAAAGAACATCTGAAGCTGGAGCAGCAAAAATTTGAAGAGCTTAAAATTCAGTTTAAACAGATCGAAGAAAAATACCAGCAACTTAAAAATTTAAAAACCGATTTTGAATCGCTGAAGCAGAAGAAATCTGATTTTGAAAAACTCAGTATACAGAAAACGGAAGTTGACGAACTCGAAATCAAAACGGAACTTTTTGATAAAGTATTCAGGATTTTCACGCCGATAATTGCTGAGAAAAATAAGCTTCAGAAAGAAATTTTGGAGCAACAGAAAAACAAAGAAAATCAATCTAAATTATTGCAGGAAACCGAAACCAGATTTGAAGACATCAAAAATAAACTGGCTGCACTTTTACCTAAATTTGAAGCTTTGGATCAGTCTAAAATTCAGGAAAATGATTTGGGTTTGATTCTTAAAATGCTTGAATTTTCGAATGATATACAAGCTTTAAAAATCAGAACAGAAAAAGGTTCCGATAAAGTAAAAGAAGTAGAAACTGCACAGAATTTAATTCAGAAAAAAATTACGGAACTTGCCGATCATGTTGATATTTTAAAACCTAAAAAAATAGATTCTCATATTTTAATGAATGTTGGAAACTGGTTTTTGGCGCAGAAAAATTTGACAGAATCAGCAAAAAATCAAAATGAAAAAATTGAAGATTTGCAGGATAAAATCGGGAAACAGAACGCTGAACTTATTCCCTACTCTATTAATACCGAAACTTTTAGAGAAGATTTTAGACTTAAATTTGATGCTTTGGAAACTGATGCAAAAAAACTTTCGGAGCGGAAAAGTCAGCTTGAAGTTCAGCAGAAACTCGCACATTTTGCAGGAGAGCTGCACGATGGAGAATCCTGTCCGCTTTGTGGTGCGGTGGAACATCCAAATATTGTGGAATTTGATGATGTGAATGCTGAATTGAATCAAATTAAAAAAGAGCTTGAGCAAATTGAAATTAAGAAAGATTTTAATCAAAAGCAGCTTGCTGAAATTGAAAAGATTCTTGACCGAAAAAAGATTTTTGAAGAACAGCAGAAAGCTGAACTGGAAAATTTAAATCAAATTAAAATTAAAACTGAAAATCACCGAATAAACTTTTCGTGGACAGATTTTAATGCTCAAAATGAAAACGAGTTTCTGCAAAAACGCCAGCAGTCTTTTGAGATTGAAAAGCAGACCGAAGAACTGAACAGACAGATTTCCGAACAGCAGAAAACGCTGGAAAAAGAACGCGGGCATTTGGAAAAATATAAAAAAGCTTTAGAAGAATTTAAACTTGATGAAGCGAAAAAAGAGGAGCAAATCAAGACCAGCGAAGCCAATTTGAAAATTTTAAAATGGTCAGATTACAGGGAAAAAGAAAGCGGTGAGATTGAAGATACTTACAAAAAACTCGCACAATCTAATCTTGAAACCGCGCGGGACTATCAGCAGCTTGTAAAAGACGAAAAGGAGATTTCTCCAAAATTGGCTGAGCAGAAAACGATTGTTGATCAGGTTGAAAAGCGAATTTCTGAACTGGAAAAAGAGATTTTTGAAAATGAAAACATTTTAACGAAATCCTTAGTTGAAAACAATTTTTCTGATTTACCTGCAGTTCAAAACATTTTAATTCAGGAAATAAATGTTCAGGCAGTACGAAATCAAATTCAGCAATTCAGAATTCAATTTGAAACTCTGAAAAACGGAATTGCCGATCTGGAAGCCAAGCTCAAAGATTTTTCCTTTGATGAAGAACAGTTTGCTACAGCAGAGAGTCAGTTTACAACTGCTGAAAATGATTTAAAAAACGCCAACAATAATGTGGTAAAAATCAGTTCAGAAATTGAAAGACTGGAAAAAGAATTTAAGAAAAAAGAAGATTTACTGAAAGATTTAAATCAGCTTCAGAAGCGTGCCGAGAATCTGAAAATCATGACCAATCTCTTTAAGGCAGCAGGTTTTGTACAGTACGTTTCGTCGATTTATCTGCGTCAGTTGTGCGACCACGCCAACGTTCGTTTTCATAGAATGACCAGGAATCAACTAAGTTTGCAGTTGAACGAAAACAATGATTTTGAAATTATTGATTATCTCAACGAAGGTCGCAGCCGAAGCGTAAAAACATTGTCTGGCGGACAGGCATTTCAGGTTTCATTGAGTCTGGCTTTGGCCTTGGCAGAAAGTGTTCAGGCGAATGCGAAGTCAGACAGGAATTTCTTTTTCATCGACGAAGGCTTCGGAACTCAGGATTTGGAATCGGTGAATATCGTATTTGAAACCCTGATGAATCTGCAGAAGGAAAACAGAATCGTAGGAATCATTTCCCACGTCGAAGAACTGAAGGAGAAAATTCCTGTGTCGCTGAATATTACCAAGGATGAGGAACGGGGAAGTTTAATCGAGGTGGTGTAG
- a CDS encoding metallophosphoesterase family protein translates to MKILHTADWHLGKRLDRFSRLEEQVLVMNEIVQIADEYNVDLVLIAGDLFDTFNPSTEAVELFYKTLKRLSLNGKRPVIAISGNHDSPSLIDAPDPLARECGIILIGHPKATVQPFELEHFKISKTAAGFIELEFKNQNFPVRILHTPYANEVRLKEYFGENKEVELNNVLRENWKQIADEFCDENGVNLLMTHLYMNKKGAPILEEPDGEKPIKIGNADLIWSDIIPHQIQYTALGHLHGFQNIGTAEKPVVYSSSPLCYSFSEAGQKKYVSIIEAEPNQSVSFEKIALENGKPLVRKTFDSVEKTIEWLQENPNALVELTLESETFLKAEERKLIYQSHGGIVHLIPKVKNQDFNENQLSEINLNQDIQALFKDYFKSKNGGQEANEDLIHLFNEIVSEK, encoded by the coding sequence ATGAAAATTCTCCACACCGCCGACTGGCATTTAGGCAAACGCCTAGACCGTTTTTCACGACTGGAAGAACAGGTTTTGGTCATGAATGAAATCGTTCAGATTGCTGATGAATATAATGTTGATCTGGTTTTAATCGCCGGAGATTTGTTTGACACTTTCAATCCGTCAACTGAGGCTGTCGAGCTTTTTTATAAAACTTTGAAACGCTTATCTTTAAATGGAAAACGCCCAGTTATCGCGATATCGGGAAATCATGATTCTCCCAGTTTGATCGACGCTCCCGATCCGTTGGCGAGAGAATGCGGAATTATTTTAATAGGTCATCCCAAAGCGACAGTTCAGCCTTTTGAATTGGAGCATTTTAAAATTTCCAAAACTGCCGCCGGTTTTATTGAACTGGAATTTAAAAATCAAAATTTCCCTGTCAGAATTTTGCATACACCTTATGCGAATGAAGTCCGGTTGAAAGAATATTTCGGAGAAAATAAAGAAGTTGAGCTCAACAATGTTTTAAGAGAAAACTGGAAGCAAATTGCCGATGAATTTTGTGATGAAAATGGAGTCAATCTTTTGATGACACATTTGTATATGAACAAAAAAGGCGCACCTATTTTGGAAGAACCTGATGGCGAAAAACCTATTAAAATCGGGAATGCAGATCTGATTTGGTCGGATATTATTCCGCATCAGATTCAGTATACAGCTTTGGGGCACCTGCACGGCTTTCAGAATATAGGAACGGCGGAAAAACCTGTCGTTTACTCATCGTCACCGCTTTGTTACAGCTTCAGTGAGGCCGGACAGAAAAAATATGTTTCCATCATTGAAGCGGAACCCAATCAATCGGTTTCATTTGAAAAAATTGCTCTGGAAAACGGAAAACCTTTAGTCAGAAAAACATTTGATTCTGTAGAAAAAACCATTGAATGGCTTCAGGAAAATCCAAACGCGCTGGTAGAACTCACTTTGGAAAGCGAAACTTTTCTAAAAGCTGAAGAAAGAAAACTGATTTATCAGTCACATGGTGGTATTGTTCATTTGATTCCGAAAGTGAAGAATCAGGATTTTAATGAAAATCAGCTGAGCGAAATCAATCTTAATCAGGATATTCAGGCGTTGTTTAAGGATTATTTTAAATCTAAAAACGGCGGACAGGAAGCCAATGAAGATTTGATTCATCTGTTTAATGAAATCGTTTCTGAAAAGTAA
- a CDS encoding VF530 family protein, whose amino-acid sequence MEQQSKDPLHGKRLDTILEELVEYYQGFEELGKQINIKCFTDNPSINSSLKFLRKTDWARAKVESLYLYVLRQKKREESKNKN is encoded by the coding sequence ATGGAACAACAGTCAAAAGATCCTTTACACGGAAAACGCCTCGATACCATTCTTGAAGAACTGGTAGAATATTATCAGGGTTTTGAGGAATTGGGGAAACAGATCAATATCAAATGCTTTACAGATAACCCGAGTATCAACTCATCACTGAAGTTTTTGAGAAAAACAGATTGGGCAAGAGCAAAAGTTGAAAGTCTGTATCTCTATGTTTTGAGACAGAAGAAAAGAGAGGAGTCGAAAAATAAAAACTAG
- a CDS encoding FKBP-type peptidyl-prolyl cis-trans isomerase translates to MTIDNNHVVAVKYVLHTIEEDGSKILVEETTAENPLTFLYGVGMMIPKFEQNIHGLTAGDTAAFVIQPEEAYGEKQEDAIAQLPIDMFAEAGIPPVGAILPLSDNEGNNFQAFVVEVTPEAVIADLNHPMAGKVLDFQVEILNTRPATEEELSHGHAHDIDGNEAH, encoded by the coding sequence ATGACAATTGACAACAATCATGTGGTAGCTGTAAAGTATGTTCTTCACACTATCGAAGAGGATGGGAGCAAAATCCTTGTAGAAGAAACAACTGCAGAAAATCCGCTTACATTTTTATATGGTGTGGGAATGATGATTCCTAAATTTGAGCAAAATATCCACGGTTTGACGGCTGGTGATACTGCTGCTTTCGTGATTCAGCCTGAGGAAGCTTACGGTGAAAAACAGGAAGATGCGATCGCACAATTGCCAATCGATATGTTTGCTGAAGCTGGAATTCCACCAGTGGGAGCGATCTTGCCTTTGTCTGATAACGAAGGAAATAATTTTCAGGCATTCGTAGTGGAAGTGACACCTGAAGCTGTAATTGCTGACCTTAACCACCCAATGGCTGGGAAAGTTTTGGATTTTCAGGTTGAGATTTTAAATACGCGTCCTGCAACCGAAGAGGAATTATCTCACGGTCACGCTCATGATATCGACGGAAACGAGGCTCACTAA
- a CDS encoding YchJ family protein, whose amino-acid sequence MNCPCCSGKSYEECCQPYHNGEKFAPTAEALMRSRFSAFAIPNGKYLMETTSPSKRQFHNTKDLQEWGEINEWTKLEIVSKPSMNKVEFKAYYTDEDGEKNVHHELSTFKMIQNRWYYVSGEFLD is encoded by the coding sequence ATGAACTGTCCATGCTGCTCCGGAAAATCGTATGAAGAATGCTGCCAACCTTATCACAACGGAGAAAAATTTGCTCCGACCGCCGAAGCTTTGATGCGTTCAAGGTTTTCAGCATTTGCTATTCCAAATGGGAAATATTTAATGGAAACCACCTCGCCCAGCAAAAGACAGTTCCACAACACCAAAGATCTGCAGGAATGGGGAGAAATCAACGAATGGACAAAACTGGAAATCGTCAGTAAACCATCGATGAATAAGGTGGAGTTCAAAGCATATTACACCGATGAAGACGGAGAAAAAAATGTCCATCATGAGTTATCGACATTTAAAATGATTCAAAACCGCTGGTACTATGTTTCAGGAGAATTTTTAGACTGA